The following are from one region of the Silene latifolia isolate original U9 population chromosome 9, ASM4854445v1, whole genome shotgun sequence genome:
- the LOC141602388 gene encoding transcription factor PHYTOCHROME INTERACTING FACTOR-LIKE 13-like has protein sequence MRPYSSGNEKDTQQKRSRHEVHSISEKRRRSQINGKLKTLQELMPHCKKKDRASILDEAAKYIKALQHHVETMTKLRNVEYIGQSQYMPCSMNPGLQYPYASMPQGAGMCIGCYAHCTPFFQVPSPSSTMANYCVPTTRPLHGN, from the exons ATGCGGCCTTATAGCTCAGGAAACGAGAAGGACACGCAGCAAAAACGTTCAAGACATGAGGTTCATAGTATATCTGAAAAG AGACGTAGAAGCCAGATTAATGGAAAGCTTAAAACTCTACAGGAACTTATGCCCCACTGTAAGAAG AAGGACAGAGCTTCAATCCTCGACGAGGCAGCAAAGTATATCAAAGCATTACAGCATCATGTCGAG acAATGACCAAACTCAGGAATGTAGAATACATTGGTCAGTCACAGTACATGCCATGTTCTATGAACCCTGGGTTACAGTATCCTTACGCATCAATGCCACAAGGTGCAGGAATGTGTATCGGATGTTATGCTCACTGCACACCATTCTTCCAAGTTCCTTCACCATCCTCGACCATGGCAAATTATTGTGTTCCGACCACTCGTCCACTGCATGGCAATTGA
- the LOC141598962 gene encoding uncharacterized protein LOC141598962 isoform X2, with product MTESLTMMKPLIEAIHSTPTQAVIYVAGAASYAVGWLTSVPGASNTVLEALVPYSRMSMIQLLGKIPAQFASQQTSEDMALVAYNRALKISKPGSPVLGVGVTGALATNRSKLGDHRFHLSTRTSDRLWNSTVTLSKGTRTREEEEILSSQYVLQAIANASKVPIDFAFRTNESDFSADTERIFSEDEELEQLLDGEIAFKVYASSSVTQASTSDRRVVLPGSFNPLHEGHLQLMEIAINVLGDGYPCFELSVINADKPPLTISQIKERVKQFEKVGKTVIVSTQPFYYKKAELFPGSAFVVGVDTVVRLINPKYYDGSYERMVEALLKCKSTGCVFVVGGRNVEGVFKVLEDIDIPEILKDMFIPIPADKFRMDISSTEIRRTLGM from the exons ATGACGGAAAGTTTGACAATGATGAAACCATTGATCGAAGCCATTCACTCTACTCCCACTCAAGCTGTCATCTACGTCGCCGGCGCCGCCTCTTAC GCAGTTGGATGGTTAACTTCAGTTCCAGGTGCTTCTAACACTGTTCTTGAAGCTCTTGTACCTTACTCTAGAATGTCCATGATTCAATTGTTGGGAAAG ATACCGGCTCAATTTGCTAGTCAGCAAACTTCTGAAGATATGGCCCTTGTTGCTTATAATCGTgcgttaaaaatttcgaaaccaG GCAGTCCTGTTCTTGGTGTTGGTGTGACGGGTGCTTTGGCTACTAATCGTTCGAAACTGGGGGATCACAG GTTTCACTTGTCAACACGAACATCAGATCGACTTTGGAATTCTACTGTCACCTTGTCTAAG GGAACGCGCACCCGTGAGGAAGAGGAGATCCTATCAAGTCAATATGTACTCCAG GCTATTGCCAATGCAAGCAAAGTTCCCATAGACTTTGCTTTCCGAACGAATGAATCAGATTTTTCTGCGGACACCGAAAGGATATTCAGCGAGGATGAGGAACTAGAACAGCTTTTGGATGGGGAAATAGCTTTCAAGGTGTATGCCTCTTCAAGTG TAACACAGGCATCGACTTCTGACAGAAGGGTAGTACTGCCCGGGTCCTTCAATCCCTTACATGAAGGTCATCTTCAACTCATGGAAATTGCAATCAA TGTTTTGGGTGATGGGTATCCATGCTTTGAGCTATCAGTGATCAATGCTGATAAGCCACCTCTAACAATATCTCAGATCAAGGAGCGGGTAAAGCAATTTGAGAAAGTTG GTAAGACGGTTATAGTGTCAACTCAACCCTTCTATTATAAGAAGGCGGAACTATTTCCTGGCAGCGCCTTTGTAGTTGGTGTTGATACGGTGGTGCGGCTTATAAAT CCAAAATATTATGATGGAAGTTATGAGAGGATGGTAGAAGCACTTCTCAAATGCAAGAGCACAGGGTGTGTTTTTGTCGTTGGTGGTCGAAATGTCGAAGGTGTTTTCAAG GTTCTCGAAGATATTGACATTCCTGAAATTCTCAAGGACATGTTTATCCCGATACCAGCTGATAAATTCCGCATGGACATATCGTCTACAGAGATTAGGAGAACGCTCGGTATGTAA
- the LOC141598962 gene encoding uncharacterized protein LOC141598962 isoform X1, with product MTESLTMMKPLIEAIHSTPTQAVIYVAGAASYAVGWLTSVPGASNTVLEALVPYSRMSMIQLLGKIPAQFASQQTSEDMALVAYNRALKISKPGSPVLGVGVTGALATNRSKLGDHRFHLSTRTSDRLWNSTVTLSKGTRTREEEEILSSQYVLQAIANASKVPIDFAFRTNESDFSADTERIFSEDEELEQLLDGEIAFKVYASSSGNFTVTQASTSDRRVVLPGSFNPLHEGHLQLMEIAINVLGDGYPCFELSVINADKPPLTISQIKERVKQFEKVGKTVIVSTQPFYYKKAELFPGSAFVVGVDTVVRLINPKYYDGSYERMVEALLKCKSTGCVFVVGGRNVEGVFKVLEDIDIPEILKDMFIPIPADKFRMDISSTEIRRTLGM from the exons ATGACGGAAAGTTTGACAATGATGAAACCATTGATCGAAGCCATTCACTCTACTCCCACTCAAGCTGTCATCTACGTCGCCGGCGCCGCCTCTTAC GCAGTTGGATGGTTAACTTCAGTTCCAGGTGCTTCTAACACTGTTCTTGAAGCTCTTGTACCTTACTCTAGAATGTCCATGATTCAATTGTTGGGAAAG ATACCGGCTCAATTTGCTAGTCAGCAAACTTCTGAAGATATGGCCCTTGTTGCTTATAATCGTgcgttaaaaatttcgaaaccaG GCAGTCCTGTTCTTGGTGTTGGTGTGACGGGTGCTTTGGCTACTAATCGTTCGAAACTGGGGGATCACAG GTTTCACTTGTCAACACGAACATCAGATCGACTTTGGAATTCTACTGTCACCTTGTCTAAG GGAACGCGCACCCGTGAGGAAGAGGAGATCCTATCAAGTCAATATGTACTCCAG GCTATTGCCAATGCAAGCAAAGTTCCCATAGACTTTGCTTTCCGAACGAATGAATCAGATTTTTCTGCGGACACCGAAAGGATATTCAGCGAGGATGAGGAACTAGAACAGCTTTTGGATGGGGAAATAGCTTTCAAGGTGTATGCCTCTTCAAGTG GTAATTTCACAGTAACACAGGCATCGACTTCTGACAGAAGGGTAGTACTGCCCGGGTCCTTCAATCCCTTACATGAAGGTCATCTTCAACTCATGGAAATTGCAATCAA TGTTTTGGGTGATGGGTATCCATGCTTTGAGCTATCAGTGATCAATGCTGATAAGCCACCTCTAACAATATCTCAGATCAAGGAGCGGGTAAAGCAATTTGAGAAAGTTG GTAAGACGGTTATAGTGTCAACTCAACCCTTCTATTATAAGAAGGCGGAACTATTTCCTGGCAGCGCCTTTGTAGTTGGTGTTGATACGGTGGTGCGGCTTATAAAT CCAAAATATTATGATGGAAGTTATGAGAGGATGGTAGAAGCACTTCTCAAATGCAAGAGCACAGGGTGTGTTTTTGTCGTTGGTGGTCGAAATGTCGAAGGTGTTTTCAAG GTTCTCGAAGATATTGACATTCCTGAAATTCTCAAGGACATGTTTATCCCGATACCAGCTGATAAATTCCGCATGGACATATCGTCTACAGAGATTAGGAGAACGCTCGGTATGTAA
- the LOC141598962 gene encoding uncharacterized protein LOC141598962 isoform X4: MSMIQLLGKIPAQFASQQTSEDMALVAYNRALKISKPGSPVLGVGVTGALATNRSKLGDHRFHLSTRTSDRLWNSTVTLSKGTRTREEEEILSSQYVLQAIANASKVPIDFAFRTNESDFSADTERIFSEDEELEQLLDGEIAFKVYASSSVTQASTSDRRVVLPGSFNPLHEGHLQLMEIAINVLGDGYPCFELSVINADKPPLTISQIKERVKQFEKVGKTVIVSTQPFYYKKAELFPGSAFVVGVDTVVRLINPKYYDGSYERMVEALLKCKSTGCVFVVGGRNVEGVFKVLEDIDIPEILKDMFIPIPADKFRMDISSTEIRRTLGM, from the exons ATGTCCATGATTCAATTGTTGGGAAAG ATACCGGCTCAATTTGCTAGTCAGCAAACTTCTGAAGATATGGCCCTTGTTGCTTATAATCGTgcgttaaaaatttcgaaaccaG GCAGTCCTGTTCTTGGTGTTGGTGTGACGGGTGCTTTGGCTACTAATCGTTCGAAACTGGGGGATCACAG GTTTCACTTGTCAACACGAACATCAGATCGACTTTGGAATTCTACTGTCACCTTGTCTAAG GGAACGCGCACCCGTGAGGAAGAGGAGATCCTATCAAGTCAATATGTACTCCAG GCTATTGCCAATGCAAGCAAAGTTCCCATAGACTTTGCTTTCCGAACGAATGAATCAGATTTTTCTGCGGACACCGAAAGGATATTCAGCGAGGATGAGGAACTAGAACAGCTTTTGGATGGGGAAATAGCTTTCAAGGTGTATGCCTCTTCAAGTG TAACACAGGCATCGACTTCTGACAGAAGGGTAGTACTGCCCGGGTCCTTCAATCCCTTACATGAAGGTCATCTTCAACTCATGGAAATTGCAATCAA TGTTTTGGGTGATGGGTATCCATGCTTTGAGCTATCAGTGATCAATGCTGATAAGCCACCTCTAACAATATCTCAGATCAAGGAGCGGGTAAAGCAATTTGAGAAAGTTG GTAAGACGGTTATAGTGTCAACTCAACCCTTCTATTATAAGAAGGCGGAACTATTTCCTGGCAGCGCCTTTGTAGTTGGTGTTGATACGGTGGTGCGGCTTATAAAT CCAAAATATTATGATGGAAGTTATGAGAGGATGGTAGAAGCACTTCTCAAATGCAAGAGCACAGGGTGTGTTTTTGTCGTTGGTGGTCGAAATGTCGAAGGTGTTTTCAAG GTTCTCGAAGATATTGACATTCCTGAAATTCTCAAGGACATGTTTATCCCGATACCAGCTGATAAATTCCGCATGGACATATCGTCTACAGAGATTAGGAGAACGCTCGGTATGTAA
- the LOC141598962 gene encoding uncharacterized protein LOC141598962 isoform X3: MSMIQLLGKIPAQFASQQTSEDMALVAYNRALKISKPGSPVLGVGVTGALATNRSKLGDHRFHLSTRTSDRLWNSTVTLSKGTRTREEEEILSSQYVLQAIANASKVPIDFAFRTNESDFSADTERIFSEDEELEQLLDGEIAFKVYASSSGNFTVTQASTSDRRVVLPGSFNPLHEGHLQLMEIAINVLGDGYPCFELSVINADKPPLTISQIKERVKQFEKVGKTVIVSTQPFYYKKAELFPGSAFVVGVDTVVRLINPKYYDGSYERMVEALLKCKSTGCVFVVGGRNVEGVFKVLEDIDIPEILKDMFIPIPADKFRMDISSTEIRRTLGM, encoded by the exons ATGTCCATGATTCAATTGTTGGGAAAG ATACCGGCTCAATTTGCTAGTCAGCAAACTTCTGAAGATATGGCCCTTGTTGCTTATAATCGTgcgttaaaaatttcgaaaccaG GCAGTCCTGTTCTTGGTGTTGGTGTGACGGGTGCTTTGGCTACTAATCGTTCGAAACTGGGGGATCACAG GTTTCACTTGTCAACACGAACATCAGATCGACTTTGGAATTCTACTGTCACCTTGTCTAAG GGAACGCGCACCCGTGAGGAAGAGGAGATCCTATCAAGTCAATATGTACTCCAG GCTATTGCCAATGCAAGCAAAGTTCCCATAGACTTTGCTTTCCGAACGAATGAATCAGATTTTTCTGCGGACACCGAAAGGATATTCAGCGAGGATGAGGAACTAGAACAGCTTTTGGATGGGGAAATAGCTTTCAAGGTGTATGCCTCTTCAAGTG GTAATTTCACAGTAACACAGGCATCGACTTCTGACAGAAGGGTAGTACTGCCCGGGTCCTTCAATCCCTTACATGAAGGTCATCTTCAACTCATGGAAATTGCAATCAA TGTTTTGGGTGATGGGTATCCATGCTTTGAGCTATCAGTGATCAATGCTGATAAGCCACCTCTAACAATATCTCAGATCAAGGAGCGGGTAAAGCAATTTGAGAAAGTTG GTAAGACGGTTATAGTGTCAACTCAACCCTTCTATTATAAGAAGGCGGAACTATTTCCTGGCAGCGCCTTTGTAGTTGGTGTTGATACGGTGGTGCGGCTTATAAAT CCAAAATATTATGATGGAAGTTATGAGAGGATGGTAGAAGCACTTCTCAAATGCAAGAGCACAGGGTGTGTTTTTGTCGTTGGTGGTCGAAATGTCGAAGGTGTTTTCAAG GTTCTCGAAGATATTGACATTCCTGAAATTCTCAAGGACATGTTTATCCCGATACCAGCTGATAAATTCCGCATGGACATATCGTCTACAGAGATTAGGAGAACGCTCGGTATGTAA